A region from the Algoriphagus machipongonensis genome encodes:
- a CDS encoding DUF3347 domain-containing protein, translated as MKNLSKIALFSLTILFTYACSEKTSKTENVAATETIETTADKVTLEDDFHSKVLGGYLNLKNALVETNGQEAQEIALNLSSTLSANPNTELEVIRVEIKKISETTDTEVQRDAFDLLSAEVLEMVKTSKLTSGKLYKQYCPMAKNNQGAFWLSTSMEIRNPYFGDKMLTCGSVEEEI; from the coding sequence ATGAAAAATTTATCAAAAATCGCCCTATTCTCCCTGACTATACTGTTTACCTATGCCTGTTCAGAAAAAACAAGTAAAACAGAAAACGTTGCGGCAACAGAAACAATTGAAACTACTGCTGATAAAGTGACATTGGAGGATGATTTTCATTCAAAAGTGTTGGGTGGTTATTTAAACCTTAAAAATGCATTGGTAGAAACCAATGGACAAGAGGCCCAAGAGATCGCTCTAAATTTATCTTCAACTCTTTCAGCTAATCCTAATACAGAACTTGAAGTAATAAGAGTAGAGATCAAAAAAATCTCGGAAACCACTGACACAGAAGTGCAAAGAGACGCTTTTGATTTACTCTCTGCAGAAGTATTAGAAATGGTTAAGACTTCAAAGCTCACTTCTGGAAAACTTTATAAGCAATATTGTCCTATGGCAAAAAACAATCAGGGCGCATTTTGGTTAAGTACTTCGATGGAAATTAGAAATCCATATTTTGGAGACAAAATGTTAACCTGCGGTTCTGTAGAAGAGGAAATCTAA
- a CDS encoding CHY zinc finger protein yields MRKILLFFLLFTLIASAKAQTNLALPVVKSSIKGINVYGKPIDNQTRCQHWHSELDIIAIKFKCCDKYYPCYSCHEETADHEPKVWPKSEFDSKAILCGVCGTELSITDYQSSNNTCPKCKAAFNPGCSNHYHLYFETDKKKIE; encoded by the coding sequence ATGCGAAAAATCTTATTGTTCTTTCTGCTTTTTACCTTAATTGCCAGTGCAAAAGCACAAACAAATTTGGCATTGCCAGTGGTAAAATCAAGTATTAAAGGGATCAATGTCTACGGGAAACCTATAGACAACCAAACCAGATGTCAACATTGGCATTCTGAATTGGACATCATCGCGATCAAATTTAAATGCTGTGATAAGTACTATCCATGCTATTCTTGCCATGAGGAAACTGCAGATCATGAACCTAAGGTCTGGCCAAAATCTGAATTTGATTCGAAAGCAATTCTTTGCGGAGTTTGCGGCACAGAGTTATCAATAACTGATTATCAAAGCAGTAACAACACTTGCCCAAAATGTAAAGCAGCGTTCAATCCTGGATGTAGTAACCACTACCATTTGTACTTCGAAACAGATAAGAAGAAAATAGAATAA
- a CDS encoding heavy metal translocating P-type ATPase yields MSTTASNIELVKNTFPVTGMTCASCANSVETILSYTDGVKSASVNFASNSVLVEYDPSQIQPEGLNEALTAIGYGLVVTDGNSEEAGEKAQQEYYEEVKKRTIGAAILTLPIFILGMFFMDWEPGKWISMVLAIPVLFIFGKSFFVNALKQAKYGKANMDTLVALSTGIAFVFSVLNTLFPEFWTERGIMPHVYFEAATVIITFISFGKLLEEKAKSNTTTALKKLMGLQPKSLKAIIDGKEKEIRISEVQKGYEIIVRPGEKIPVDGSVISGSSFVDESMISGEPVPVEKKEKDAVFAGTVNQKGSFHFKAEKVGSETLLSQIIKRVQEAQGSKAPVQKLADKIAGIFVPTVILISIITFGAWMFFGGDEAFTHALLTSVTVLVIACPCALGLATPTAIMVGVGKGAENNILIKDAESLELAHNVNAIVLDKTGTITAGKPSVSNEKWLSEELRKDFSPILLAIESKSEHPLAEAVSKHLVESQVNKSKIQNFQSITGKGAKAEDESGMTYFVGNQRLLESEGISISNEFEKKANQWKSEAKTVIYFANKNELLAVLSISDEIKPSSKKAIEELKNQKIDVYMLTGDNQQTAAEVAKQVGLTDFRSEVLPSDKSEFIKDLQSQGKVVAMVGDGINDSEALAQADVSIAMGHGSDIAMDVAKMTIISSDLEAIPKALRLSKMTVHGIHQNLFWAFIYNLIGIPIAAGLLYPINGFLLDPMIAGGAMAFSSVSVVLNSLRLKGKKL; encoded by the coding sequence ATGTCAACCACTGCAAGTAATATAGAATTAGTAAAAAACACTTTCCCAGTCACTGGGATGACTTGTGCATCCTGTGCAAATAGTGTTGAAACCATTTTATCCTATACTGATGGTGTAAAATCTGCTTCGGTCAATTTCGCATCCAATTCTGTCTTAGTGGAATATGATCCCAGCCAAATTCAACCTGAGGGTTTAAATGAAGCTTTGACCGCGATCGGTTATGGTTTGGTCGTCACTGACGGAAATTCAGAAGAAGCCGGAGAGAAAGCACAACAAGAATATTACGAAGAAGTCAAGAAAAGAACGATTGGAGCAGCAATTCTGACCCTTCCGATATTTATTCTTGGGATGTTTTTTATGGATTGGGAACCGGGAAAATGGATTTCTATGGTTTTAGCAATTCCTGTTCTCTTCATTTTTGGTAAAAGCTTCTTTGTAAATGCCTTGAAGCAAGCCAAGTATGGCAAAGCAAATATGGATACGCTGGTAGCTTTGAGTACCGGAATAGCATTTGTTTTCAGTGTTCTAAACACGTTATTTCCAGAGTTCTGGACTGAAAGAGGGATCATGCCTCATGTTTATTTTGAAGCGGCTACTGTCATTATCACCTTTATCAGTTTTGGTAAGCTTCTCGAAGAAAAAGCAAAGTCCAATACTACTACGGCTTTAAAAAAGCTGATGGGGCTTCAACCAAAATCACTAAAAGCGATTATCGATGGAAAGGAAAAAGAAATCCGAATTTCAGAAGTCCAGAAAGGCTATGAAATCATCGTCAGACCAGGCGAAAAAATCCCTGTAGATGGCAGTGTAATCTCAGGCAGCTCTTTCGTCGATGAAAGTATGATTTCTGGCGAACCTGTTCCAGTAGAGAAAAAAGAAAAGGATGCAGTCTTTGCAGGCACGGTCAATCAAAAAGGTAGCTTTCATTTCAAGGCAGAAAAAGTTGGTAGTGAAACTCTCCTTTCCCAAATAATCAAACGAGTGCAGGAAGCTCAAGGCAGCAAAGCTCCAGTACAGAAGTTGGCGGATAAAATCGCTGGAATCTTTGTCCCTACCGTAATTCTTATTTCTATTATAACCTTTGGAGCTTGGATGTTTTTTGGTGGAGATGAGGCATTTACCCATGCTCTTCTGACTTCCGTGACAGTCTTGGTGATTGCATGTCCTTGTGCTTTGGGCCTTGCCACCCCTACCGCTATCATGGTGGGAGTTGGAAAAGGAGCAGAAAACAATATCCTGATCAAGGATGCCGAAAGCTTGGAATTAGCGCACAATGTAAATGCGATTGTATTAGATAAAACAGGAACCATCACAGCAGGAAAACCAAGTGTAAGCAATGAAAAATGGCTTTCTGAAGAACTAAGAAAAGATTTTAGTCCAATTCTTCTGGCTATTGAATCCAAGTCAGAGCATCCATTAGCAGAGGCAGTTTCAAAGCATTTGGTAGAAAGCCAGGTCAATAAATCTAAAATTCAGAATTTCCAAAGTATCACTGGCAAAGGAGCCAAAGCAGAGGATGAATCAGGAATGACTTATTTCGTCGGCAATCAAAGACTGCTGGAATCAGAAGGAATTTCGATTTCAAATGAGTTTGAGAAGAAAGCGAATCAATGGAAATCAGAGGCCAAAACCGTGATTTACTTTGCCAATAAAAATGAACTTCTTGCAGTTTTATCCATTTCTGATGAAATCAAGCCTAGTTCAAAAAAGGCAATCGAGGAGCTAAAAAACCAAAAGATCGATGTCTACATGCTGACTGGAGACAATCAGCAGACAGCGGCAGAAGTAGCCAAGCAAGTTGGTCTGACTGATTTTAGATCGGAGGTTTTACCTTCTGACAAATCAGAATTCATCAAGGACCTTCAAAGCCAGGGAAAAGTCGTCGCGATGGTCGGCGATGGGATAAATGATTCCGAAGCTTTGGCACAGGCAGATGTCAGCATTGCGATGGGTCATGGATCTGACATTGCGATGGATGTGGCTAAAATGACCATTATATCTTCCGATTTAGAGGCAATTCCAAAGGCTTTAAGGCTTTCAAAAATGACTGTTCATGGAATTCATCAAAACCTATTTTGGGCCTTTATTTACAATCTAATTGGGATTCCGATTGCTGCAGGTTTGCTTTATCCAATTAACGGCTTCTTGTTGGATCCGATGATTGCAGGTGGAGCCATGGCCTTCAGTTCCGTCTCGGTAGTTTTGAATAGTCTTAGGTTAAAGGGTAAGAAATTGTAA
- a CDS encoding efflux RND transporter periplasmic adaptor subunit: MKKLQKHVLIISIGMLFTGLLAGYLIFGNSNSQDEHQHDLTEENGVWTCSMHPQIKQNEPGTCPICGMDLIPLENDLESIDPLSISMSPTAMQLANVQTAIVGSSGANKSVKLSGKVQADERLNYTQTSHIPGRIEELKVNFTGEFISKGQVIATIYSPELTTAQNELLQAAKIQDSQPELFQAAKNKLKNWKISDAQISEILNNNTILRNFPIRANVSGYVTEKLANLGDHLQQGQAIYEVADLSRVWVLFDIYETDLSWIKVGDEIEYSIQSLPGETFTGKISYIDPLIDPASRVAKARIEVSNPKGKFKPEMFASGTIKAALNSNTAMLSVPKSAVLWTGKRSVVYVKNTSENGIRFKLREVTLGPSLGDTYVIEEGLQGGEEIAINGTFSIDAAAQLAGKPSMMSPDGGVPMTGHNHGEMQGTMSSTSNSSLAISPQAKYSLKPVYDNYLKLKDALTKDELNDSKEAAKSMEESINKVNMALFTGDAHTQWMTFEGNLKKSLTDAKTAKNIDELRKSFQSISDEMVKMTEQFHAYSETLYVQHCPMADSNQGADWLSLDKNIVNPYFGESMLTCGEVIKIID, encoded by the coding sequence ATGAAAAAGCTACAAAAACATGTTCTGATCATATCCATCGGAATGTTATTCACAGGGCTGTTGGCTGGGTATCTTATTTTTGGAAATTCGAATTCCCAAGATGAGCATCAACATGACCTGACTGAAGAAAATGGTGTCTGGACTTGCTCCATGCACCCTCAGATCAAACAAAATGAGCCAGGAACTTGCCCTATTTGCGGCATGGATTTGATTCCATTAGAAAATGATCTGGAATCGATTGATCCACTTTCTATTAGCATGTCCCCTACTGCCATGCAATTGGCCAATGTGCAGACTGCAATCGTCGGAAGTTCAGGTGCCAATAAATCTGTGAAACTAAGTGGGAAAGTTCAAGCTGATGAGCGTCTCAACTATACTCAGACCTCCCATATTCCAGGGCGAATCGAAGAATTGAAAGTGAATTTCACAGGTGAATTTATCAGCAAAGGTCAGGTGATCGCAACCATCTATTCTCCTGAGTTGACTACTGCTCAAAATGAATTATTGCAGGCAGCAAAAATTCAAGATTCCCAACCTGAACTATTCCAGGCTGCCAAAAACAAACTGAAAAACTGGAAAATCTCCGATGCTCAGATTTCAGAAATTCTTAATAACAATACGATTTTGAGAAACTTCCCAATCCGGGCCAATGTCTCAGGATATGTCACAGAAAAATTGGCAAATCTTGGAGATCATTTGCAGCAAGGTCAGGCGATCTATGAAGTGGCAGATCTTTCTCGGGTTTGGGTCCTATTCGATATTTATGAGACGGATCTTTCTTGGATCAAAGTGGGAGATGAAATTGAATATAGTATCCAATCTCTACCAGGGGAAACATTTACAGGCAAAATCAGCTATATCGACCCATTGATTGATCCAGCTTCAAGAGTTGCTAAAGCAAGAATTGAAGTTTCAAATCCTAAAGGCAAATTTAAGCCGGAAATGTTTGCTTCAGGCACTATCAAGGCAGCTTTAAACTCCAATACTGCAATGCTTTCAGTACCCAAATCAGCTGTATTATGGACTGGAAAAAGATCGGTTGTCTATGTAAAAAACACCTCAGAAAATGGCATCAGATTTAAACTAAGAGAAGTAACATTGGGACCATCACTTGGAGATACTTATGTAATTGAAGAGGGTTTACAAGGTGGAGAAGAAATTGCCATCAATGGCACATTTAGCATAGATGCTGCTGCACAATTAGCGGGAAAACCTAGCATGATGAGCCCTGATGGCGGAGTTCCGATGACTGGCCATAATCATGGAGAAATGCAGGGGACTATGAGCTCAACTTCCAATTCATCTTTAGCTATCAGTCCCCAGGCGAAATATTCCTTAAAGCCAGTGTATGATAACTATCTAAAATTAAAAGATGCATTGACCAAAGATGAACTGAATGACTCCAAAGAAGCTGCAAAATCAATGGAGGAGTCCATAAACAAAGTCAATATGGCTCTTTTTACTGGAGATGCTCATACTCAATGGATGACATTCGAAGGCAATCTCAAAAAGAGTTTGACAGATGCGAAAACTGCTAAAAACATAGATGAGTTGAGAAAAAGTTTTCAAAGCATTTCTGACGAAATGGTCAAAATGACAGAGCAATTTCATGCCTATTCGGAAACTTTATATGTGCAACATTGCCCCATGGCCGATAGTAATCAAGGAGCGGACTGGTTGAGTTTAGATAAAAACATTGTGAACCCTTATTTCGGAGAATCCATGTTGACCTGTGGTGAGGTTATTAAAATTATAGATTAA
- a CDS encoding heavy-metal-associated domain-containing protein, producing MKTQKFKTNINCGNCLAKVTPMLNAEPKIKSWNVDLESDDRILTVESEDITPEEVFKTVIKAGFIAKPE from the coding sequence ATGAAAACTCAAAAATTCAAAACCAATATCAATTGCGGTAATTGTCTGGCTAAAGTTACTCCAATGCTAAATGCAGAACCTAAAATCAAATCCTGGAATGTAGATCTGGAGAGTGACGATCGCATTTTAACCGTAGAGTCTGAGGATATTACTCCCGAAGAAGTCTTTAAAACCGTGATCAAAGCAGGATTTATTGCCAAACCTGAATAA
- a CDS encoding HYC_CC_PP family protein, with protein sequence MKKTISIALSFILLFASIGMAKSTHFCGGMEMLSELGLKASHIDCGMEQKTPDCDTDQDHPNHFKSSNCCDNEFELVNMDEDFSFAKAGINLHLNFAVAFVHTFIFNGNIQETPIAEYFYYSPPILKQDHQVLFQTFLI encoded by the coding sequence TTGAAAAAGACCATTTCCATAGCGCTTTCCTTCATCCTGCTTTTTGCAAGCATTGGGATGGCTAAATCCACACACTTCTGTGGTGGAATGGAAATGTTGAGTGAATTGGGATTAAAGGCATCCCATATTGATTGCGGTATGGAGCAAAAAACTCCAGATTGTGATACTGACCAAGACCATCCAAATCATTTCAAGTCCTCCAATTGCTGTGACAATGAATTTGAGCTAGTGAATATGGATGAGGATTTCAGCTTTGCTAAAGCAGGAATCAATCTTCATTTGAATTTCGCTGTCGCATTTGTACATACTTTTATTTTTAACGGAAACATTCAGGAAACTCCAATTGCTGAATATTTCTATTACTCCCCTCCCATTTTGAAACAGGACCATCAAGTTTTGTTTCAAACTTTCCTTATTTAA
- a CDS encoding TolC family protein, protein MKNHMNKWIFSLLLVIFTGISAYSQSLNDYLKIAAENNPGLKGSYKEFEAALEKAAQIRSLADPTISFGYFISPVETRVGPQRARLSLNQMFPWFGTLKYYGKGSEALAEAKFQSFLNAKNKLYYDVSSAYYPLYELEQFIEIEKENIEILQNYKVLATNQFSNGKGSMVDVLRVDIMLKDAETNLSILEKQRKPLLSAFNKLLNRDENEVVEIEDFQLEENIPNEYRRDSLLESNPILQEFDFKIAAAESNERTAASQSMPKIGVGLDYVFIGKREDMMVDDNGKNAFMPMVSMSLPIFSGKYQAAKKEAQLMQEAYRYQKEDFENQLITSYEKLDFGVTKQQELIELYEEQMEQTKQSLELLYTSYSNSESSIEDVLQMQQQLLKYQKLKVTAETALKINIAEIDYLTAKSFDQ, encoded by the coding sequence ATGAAAAATCATATGAATAAATGGATCTTCTCTTTGCTCCTTGTGATTTTCACTGGCATTTCTGCCTACAGCCAATCACTGAATGACTATCTGAAAATTGCAGCTGAAAATAATCCAGGTCTGAAGGGAAGTTACAAGGAATTTGAAGCTGCTTTAGAAAAAGCGGCACAAATCCGAAGTCTGGCTGATCCTACGATTTCTTTTGGATACTTTATTTCTCCAGTAGAAACGCGCGTAGGGCCACAGCGGGCAAGACTTTCCCTAAACCAGATGTTCCCATGGTTTGGAACATTGAAATATTATGGAAAGGGTTCTGAAGCTCTGGCGGAAGCCAAATTCCAATCCTTTCTTAATGCAAAGAATAAACTTTATTACGATGTCAGTTCCGCTTATTATCCACTTTATGAGTTAGAGCAATTCATTGAGATCGAAAAGGAAAACATCGAGATCCTTCAAAACTATAAGGTATTGGCTACAAATCAGTTTTCGAATGGAAAAGGATCTATGGTTGATGTTTTGAGAGTGGATATTATGCTAAAGGATGCTGAAACGAATCTTAGCATCTTAGAAAAACAAAGAAAACCTCTGCTCTCAGCTTTCAACAAACTGCTAAATCGAGATGAAAATGAAGTCGTAGAAATTGAAGACTTCCAACTGGAAGAAAATATTCCTAATGAATATAGAAGAGATTCTCTGCTGGAATCCAATCCAATTCTTCAGGAATTTGATTTTAAAATTGCCGCAGCAGAATCGAATGAGCGGACTGCCGCAAGCCAATCAATGCCGAAAATCGGAGTAGGTTTGGATTATGTCTTCATCGGAAAAAGAGAAGATATGATGGTGGATGACAATGGGAAAAATGCCTTTATGCCAATGGTTTCCATGAGCTTACCGATTTTCTCAGGAAAATATCAAGCTGCAAAAAAAGAAGCTCAGCTGATGCAAGAGGCCTATCGATATCAAAAAGAGGATTTTGAAAACCAATTGATAACCTCCTATGAGAAGTTGGATTTTGGGGTTACCAAACAGCAGGAATTGATTGAATTGTATGAAGAACAGATGGAGCAAACCAAGCAATCATTGGAATTGCTTTATACTTCCTATTCCAATTCCGAAAGTTCCATCGAGGATGTGCTGCAAATGCAGCAACAGTTATTGAAATATCAAAAATTAAAAGTGACTGCAGAGACAGCACTAAAAATAAACATTGCGGAAATAGATTATCTCACTGCAAAATCATTTGACCAATGA
- a CDS encoding efflux RND transporter permease subunit, with amino-acid sequence MLNSIIKYFLENKLVTVLLLIAMILWGIITAPFGWEVGSIPSDPVPVDAIPDIGDNQQIVFTNWPGRSPQDIEDQISYPLTTYLLGIPGVKSIRSSSIFGFSSIYIIFNEDTEFYWSRSRILEKLNSLPSGLLPEGVQPTLGPDATALGQVYWYTLEGRDSNGTPTGGWDLHEIRSVQDFYVKYALNAVEGVSEVASIGGYVQEYQIDVNPDALKAFNIPLTKVMEAVKKSNRDVGAKTIEINQAEYLVRGLGYIKNLEDIEKAVVAVQDNVPVRIKDIAVVSLGPANRRGALDKDGAEVVGGVVVARYGANPLAVIQDVKGKISEISSGLPKKTLANGTESQLTIVPFYDRSQLINETLGTLEEALTLELLITILVVIVMVYNLRASLLISSLLPISVLMVFIAMKYFGVDANIVALSGIAIAIGTMVDLGIILSENIIKHIDEAPEEQKLIDTIYKASSEVATAILTAVSTTIVSFIPVFTLEAAEGKLFGPLAFTKTFALVAALIVSLLILPSLAHFFFGINLKKSKFQKFIPVALLVLGVISLFFGYTWAGVMLILFGVLSFGKSYLKTSGISLSKRTNSIVENAELYLVVIGVVWLLAKYWLPLGPAESLLINFIFVALLVGLILGAFAILEYYYKSILRWCLDHKTAFLSIPAILILLAGSIWLGVNGIFGFIPKGFDVIGVNIRPTKVWSSLTHTFPGIGKEFMPSLDEGSFLLMPTSMPHSGIEFNGEVVSKLDMMLTNIPEVELTVGKLGRVESALDPAPISMYENVINYKPEYILDEDGYRLRFQTDDNDRFILKSGDTLSNQDAIAKGIKKSQLIPDEDGLYYRNWRSQVNSPDDIWNEIVKVTKIPGVTSAPKLQPIETRLIMLQTGMRAPMGIKVYGPDLQTIENFGLKLESILKEVPSVKAEAAFADRIVGKPYLLLNIKRDEISRFGLSIEDVQQTIETAIGGMNITNTVEGRERFPVRVRYPRELRDDPESLGKILISTPTGAQIPLAQIIDFEYQRGPQAIKSENTFLVGYVLFDKRDGFSEVTVVNDAQRMIQERIDSGELEVPAGINFKFSGSYENQVRAEKRLAIIVPIVLGLVFLILYFQFKSVTTSLMVFTGIAMAFSGGFMMLWFYGQDWFVNFSLFDTNIRELFQMKTINLSVAVWVGFIALFGIATDDGVLMATYLDQSFERNKTDNLKGIREAIIEAGQRRIKPAVMTSATTIIALLPILTSTGRGSDIMIPMAIPAFGGMIVAAITYFIVPVLYSIREEYKLKKISK; translated from the coding sequence ATGTTAAATTCTATCATCAAGTACTTTCTTGAAAACAAACTGGTAACAGTTCTCCTTCTGATCGCTATGATCCTATGGGGAATTATTACCGCTCCATTTGGTTGGGAAGTAGGTTCAATACCTTCGGATCCAGTGCCTGTGGATGCGATTCCGGATATCGGAGATAACCAGCAAATTGTTTTTACCAATTGGCCAGGAAGATCTCCTCAAGATATTGAGGATCAAATTTCCTATCCATTGACCACCTATTTATTAGGAATTCCGGGGGTAAAATCCATTCGAAGTTCTTCCATTTTCGGCTTTTCCAGCATTTACATCATCTTCAATGAAGACACTGAGTTCTATTGGTCAAGATCAAGAATTCTTGAAAAACTGAATTCCTTGCCTTCGGGATTATTGCCGGAAGGAGTTCAACCAACTCTTGGTCCTGATGCAACCGCCTTGGGACAGGTTTATTGGTATACCCTTGAAGGTCGAGATTCCAATGGAACTCCAACCGGAGGCTGGGACCTGCACGAAATCAGATCAGTTCAGGATTTCTATGTAAAATATGCTCTCAATGCGGTAGAGGGTGTATCTGAAGTAGCTTCTATTGGAGGTTATGTACAGGAATATCAAATCGATGTTAATCCTGATGCGCTAAAAGCATTCAATATTCCTCTGACGAAAGTCATGGAAGCGGTAAAGAAATCTAACCGTGATGTTGGAGCAAAAACCATCGAAATCAATCAAGCAGAGTATTTGGTTCGAGGCCTGGGATACATCAAGAATTTGGAGGACATCGAAAAGGCAGTGGTCGCTGTACAGGATAATGTCCCTGTTCGAATCAAGGATATTGCTGTGGTTTCTTTGGGACCTGCCAACCGAAGAGGAGCTCTGGACAAAGACGGAGCAGAAGTCGTCGGTGGAGTCGTTGTCGCAAGATATGGTGCGAATCCACTTGCTGTGATCCAGGATGTCAAGGGGAAAATCTCAGAAATCAGTTCCGGTTTACCTAAGAAAACATTGGCAAATGGCACCGAAAGCCAACTGACCATAGTACCATTTTATGACCGTTCCCAGTTGATTAACGAAACCTTAGGAACGCTAGAAGAAGCTTTGACTTTGGAGCTCTTGATCACCATTTTGGTAGTTATTGTGATGGTTTATAACCTTCGGGCTTCTCTGTTGATTTCCAGTTTATTACCAATATCAGTTTTGATGGTATTCATTGCCATGAAGTATTTTGGTGTGGATGCAAACATCGTAGCATTATCGGGGATTGCCATTGCAATCGGAACCATGGTCGATCTGGGAATTATACTTTCCGAAAACATCATCAAACACATCGATGAGGCACCTGAGGAACAAAAACTGATTGACACCATTTACAAAGCATCTTCAGAAGTTGCCACGGCTATATTAACAGCTGTCTCCACTACGATTGTCTCCTTTATTCCCGTATTTACTTTGGAAGCGGCAGAAGGAAAGTTATTTGGGCCTTTGGCTTTCACAAAGACTTTTGCCTTGGTAGCTGCATTAATTGTCTCCCTTTTGATTTTACCGAGTTTGGCGCATTTCTTTTTCGGGATCAATCTGAAAAAATCTAAATTCCAGAAATTCATCCCTGTAGCCCTTTTGGTTTTAGGAGTCATCAGTTTGTTTTTCGGATATACCTGGGCGGGTGTAATGCTTATCTTATTCGGAGTATTAAGTTTTGGAAAGTCCTATCTGAAGACTTCAGGCATTTCATTAAGCAAAAGAACAAACAGCATAGTAGAAAATGCGGAACTCTACCTGGTGGTGATCGGGGTAGTTTGGCTACTAGCAAAATACTGGCTTCCACTTGGACCAGCAGAGAGTCTATTGATCAATTTCATCTTCGTAGCACTCTTGGTGGGATTGATTTTAGGGGCTTTTGCCATTCTAGAATACTATTACAAAAGCATCTTGAGGTGGTGCCTCGACCATAAAACAGCCTTTCTGAGCATTCCTGCAATCCTCATTCTACTTGCTGGAAGTATTTGGTTGGGAGTAAATGGCATATTTGGATTCATCCCGAAAGGTTTTGATGTCATAGGTGTCAATATTCGACCGACTAAAGTTTGGTCTTCTTTGACCCACACTTTCCCTGGAATAGGCAAAGAATTTATGCCATCTCTCGATGAAGGAAGCTTCTTGTTGATGCCAACATCCATGCCTCATTCGGGTATTGAATTTAACGGTGAGGTAGTTTCAAAGCTTGATATGATGCTGACTAATATTCCAGAGGTGGAATTAACAGTTGGAAAGTTGGGAAGGGTTGAATCGGCATTGGACCCTGCTCCTATTTCCATGTATGAAAATGTGATCAATTATAAACCTGAATACATTTTGGATGAAGATGGGTATCGCTTGAGGTTCCAAACTGATGACAATGACCGATTCATTTTGAAATCCGGAGACACATTATCCAATCAGGATGCCATCGCAAAAGGAATTAAAAAATCACAATTGATTCCAGATGAGGATGGCTTGTACTATCGAAACTGGAGAAGCCAAGTGAATTCGCCAGATGATATTTGGAATGAAATCGTCAAAGTCACCAAAATCCCTGGGGTGACATCTGCACCAAAATTACAACCGATAGAAACGCGCTTGATCATGCTTCAAACTGGTATGAGAGCGCCTATGGGAATCAAGGTATATGGTCCTGATTTACAAACGATTGAAAATTTTGGATTAAAGTTAGAAAGCATCCTGAAAGAAGTCCCTTCTGTCAAAGCGGAAGCAGCTTTCGCAGATAGAATTGTGGGTAAACCTTATTTGCTTTTGAATATCAAGAGGGATGAAATTTCGCGCTTTGGATTAAGCATTGAAGACGTACAGCAAACGATAGAAACTGCGATTGGAGGAATGAATATCACCAATACGGTGGAAGGTAGAGAGCGATTCCCGGTGCGAGTGCGCTATCCGAGAGAACTAAGAGATGATCCCGAATCATTGGGGAAAATCTTGATTTCTACTCCTACCGGTGCTCAGATTCCTTTGGCACAGATTATTGATTTTGAATACCAAAGAGGTCCTCAGGCTATCAAGAGCGAGAATACCTTTTTGGTAGGTTATGTCTTGTTTGATAAAAGAGATGGTTTTTCTGAAGTCACAGTTGTCAATGATGCACAAAGGATGATTCAGGAAAGGATTGATTCAGGAGAACTGGAAGTACCTGCTGGAATCAACTTTAAGTTTTCCGGAAGTTATGAAAATCAGGTTCGAGCAGAAAAACGTCTCGCTATCATCGTTCCTATTGTTCTGGGACTGGTATTCCTGATTCTTTATTTCCAGTTCAAATCCGTGACGACCTCCTTGATGGTATTTACCGGAATTGCAATGGCATTTAGTGGTGGATTTATGATGCTCTGGTTTTACGGACAAGATTGGTTCGTAAATTTCAGCCTTTTCGACACCAATATCAGGGAATTATTCCAGATGAAAACAATCAACTTAAGCGTGGCTGTTTGGGTAGGTTTTATTGCACTATTTGGGATTGCGACGGATGATGGTGTGTTGATGGCAACCTATTTGGATCAAAGTTTTGAAAGAAACAAAACGGATAACCTAAAAGGAATCAGAGAAGCGATCATTGAAGCGGGCCAGAGACGGATTAAACCAGCTGTCATGACTTCAGCCACTACAATCATCGCTTTATTGCCGATTCTCACCTCAACAGGAAGAGGTTCGGATATTATGATTCCAATGGCTATACCTGCTTTCGGAGGGATGATCGTCGCGGCTATTACCTACTTCATAGTACCTGTGCTTTACAGCATCAGAGAAGAGTACAAACTCAAAAAAATCAGCAAATGA